The following nucleotide sequence is from Bacteroidota bacterium.
ACCTATGCCATTGGAGTGCTCGCTGCCTGGGGAACCATTTTTTACATCCTGCTTCAACTTAAAAAGATATTCTTTTTGGGTAAGTAATTTGAACAAAAAAACATGAAAACACTTCTTACTGGTATGAATCGACAAAAGCTCTTGTTACTTCTATTTTTATTCACTTTTACCACGCATTGCTTTACGCAGACAATGCCTAACCAGGATGAAACAATAGGTATTGACGAAAAATTGGGAGATACTTTGCCCTTGGATTTAACCTTTGTCAATGAGCAAAATGACACCGTAAGTTTAAGGCAACTGATCGATAAACCTACCATACTTTCGTTTGTTTATTTCGACTGTCCCGGATTATGCAGCCCTTTGTTAAACGGTGTATCCGAACTGGTTACTCACCTCGACCTGGTGCTGGGAAAAGATTATGAAATTATTACCATCAGCTTCAACACCAAAGACAATCCGGAAAAAGCACAGATTAAAAAGAAAAACTTTGTACAGAAAATAGGTGCCGAAAACCAGCTTCATTGGCACTATCTTACCGGTTCCGATGAGAATATACAAGCCATCACCAAGGCTGTTGGATATAAATTTAAACCACAAGGGTTAGACTTTTCGCATCCTTCGGCTATAATTATGGTGAGCCCCCAGGGGAAAATTACAAGGTACCTTTATGGATTGAACTACCTGCCTTTCGATGTTAAAATGGCCACAATTGAGGCTCAGAAAGGCTTACCACAGGCTTCTATCAATAAATTTTTAGAAGTTTGCTTTGCTTACGACCCACAAGGCCGTACCTATACCTTGCAGGTAACCAGAATTGTGGGCATACTTTCTATCGCCATAGCCCTCATTCTGATTACTACTTTGTTAATTAAAGGAAGAAGAAAAACTATAAAAACTGAATAAACATGGGGAATGAAAACAAATATACACATGTAAGCTACCTCGAACATCAGGGACGTTTTAAGGGTATTATGTCGTGGCTTACCTCCACCGACCATAAAAAAATTGGCCTGATGTACCTTTATGCCATTGTGGTATTTTTTCTGGCAGCTGCTGTATTAGGATTACTCATGCGCATCGAAAAAATGAACCCGGGTGCGGACATTATGGATGCTCAAACCTACAATGGAATTTTTACCCTGCACGGGGTGATTATGATATTTATTGTGGTAATACCGGGAATAGCGGCCGTGTTTGGTAATTTTTTCCTGCCCATAATGATTGGGGCCAAAGACGTGGCTTTTCCGAAACTAAATCTATTTTCATGGTATGTCTACATTACAGGTGCCATTTTAGGTGTGTTATCGCAATTTGCAGGAGATGGACCTCCCGATACCGGCTGGACCTTTTATGTTCCCTACAGTGCCGATTCGAACACCAATGTGATATTTGCGCTCACCGCGGCATTTGTGCTTGGGTTTTCGTCGATATTAACCGGACTTAACTTTATTGTCACCATTCACCGGCTCAGGGCACCCGGCATGAGCTGGTTCAAGATGCCTCTTTTTCCATGGTCGCTCTATGCTACGGCCTGGATTCAACTTTTGGCAACACCCATTGTAGGCATTACTTTGTTAATGGTCATTGCCGAAAGGGTATTGCACATTGGTTTTTTCGACCCGGCATTGGGTGGCGACCCTTTGTTGTTTCAGCATTTGTTCTGGATTTATTCGCACCCGGCGGTATATGTAATGATTTTACCTGCCATGGGAGTTGTCACTGAGATATTTCCAACTTTCAGCCAAAAGCCTGTTTTTGGATATGGAGCCATTGCCATTTCAAGTCTGGCCATTGCCTTTGTGGGATATTTCGTTTGGGGACATCATATGTTTACCACTGGAATCAGCTACTGGTCGCGATGGTTCTTTTCTTTCTTAACCTTTATTGTGGCCGTGCCCAGTGCCATAAAAGTATTCAATTGGATTTCGACTATGTATGGCGGATCAATCGATTTAAAACCTCCTCTCTTGTATGCTATCTCATTTATTTTCCTTTTCCTTATCGGAGGTTTTACAGGACTTACACTCGGAGCGTTGGCTACCAACGTGCACCTGCACGATACAGATTTTGTGGTAGCTCACTTTCATTATATTATTTTTGGCGGAATGGGATTTGCCTTTTTTGCTGCCATGCACTATTGGTACCCTAAAATATATGGACGCATGTATAGCGATAAACTGGCCTATATTGCCTGGGGAATTTTATTCGTTGGATTCAACCTACTTTATTTCCCCTTGTTTATCATTGGCATTCAAGGTATGCCGCGCAGGTATTTCGATTATCTGCCCGAATTTCACACCGGACAAATGATTTCGAGCATTGGCGCCTATATTCTGTTTACTGGTCTGATACTTATGATAGGAAACCTGATTTATCATCGTCGCCGCGGAGCTGTAGCCCCTTCCAATCCATGGAACGGAGTAACATTGGAATGGCAGATCGAATCGCCACCCACCCACGAAAACTTCGACGAAATTCCGGTGATCAAACACCCGCCTTATCTGTTCAAAAAAAACGATACTAATTAATCCCCGTTGGGTATGACAAATCATTCTGGACACCCTCACCAAATCGACAGCGAAACCGGTAAAATGGGAATGTGGTTATTCCTTTTTACAGAGTTGTTTCTATTTGGTGGCTTATTTCTGGCCTATGCTGTTTTGCGTATTCAGCATGCCGAAGGTTTTCATCGTGCAGCGCAAGAACTGGATATTTTTATTGGAACCCTCAACACGGTAGTGCTTCTTGTAAGCAGTATGACTGTAGCCATGTCGATTACTGCATTGCAAAAAGGAAATAAGAATTTGTCCATTGGACTTATTCTAATTACTGTTTTGCTGGCAGGTGTGTTTATGGTAAATAAGTACTTCGAATGGTCGCATAAATTCGAACATCACCTGTGGCCAGGCTCAGAAGTTTACCTAAATCTCGACCGTACAGAAATAACCTTTTATGGGCTTTATTATATGATGACAGGTTTACATGCCTTGCACGTGTTTATTGGTGCCATTTTGCTAATTGTTACAGTATTCAGAATTAAAGCCGGTGTGCAACATGCGGGACATTATGTGCTGCTCGAGAACAGTGCTTTGTACTGGCACCTTGTGGATTTAATCTGGATTTTCCTGTTCCCTTTATTGTACCTGATAACCTAAGATAACTATGGAAAACAACGAAAAACATCATATTTCGAGCTATACTTCACATGCACTAGTTTTAATAGCATTGTTGGTTTTAACATTCATTACCGTGTATATTTCCAAATTTCATTTTGGTGTCTTTTCGGTAGGAGTAGCTTTATTGGTGGCCAGTGTGAAGGCCACAACTGTTTTAACCTGGTTTATGCACCTCAAATTCGAAAGCAAATTTACTAAATGGATGGTTGGAGGGGTTTTTATCCTCTTTGCATTGGTTGTTATAATTACCTTTATTGATTATTTGCTGCGATAAAGCCTTATTTTGACACCAAACTTTGGTAAATAAAATATTTCAATCTGAAAAATTAAAACCGATACAAACTTATGTTTAACGGAGCATCAAACTTAGCAGAAGGAGTCGATAAGGCCTTTGTATTTATTTTTGCTACTGCCTTTGTATTTATTGTTGGCATTACCGCCTTTATGATTTGGACAGTGATTAAATATCGCCGGTCGAAAGGTAAAGAAGCTGCTCAATTTACAGGCAGCGTGAAGCTTGAGATTATCTGGACTGTTGTTCCATCTATTCTGGTGCTCATCATGTTCTGGTATGGCTGGATGGGATTTAGGGAGATGCGCAGGGTACCCAAAGATGCATTGAAAATAACTGCCATCGGCCGCATGTGGGAATGGGAATTCGATTACGGCGATGGAAAAATCTCGAAAAAACTGGTGATACCCGTTAACCAGCCTATCAGGCTCGATTTGGTATCGAAAGATGTTAACCATAGCTTGTTTATTCCTGCTTTTCGGGTAAAAGAAGATGTGGTGCCCGGGTACAACAATTTTCTTTGGTTTACCCCCACCTACATGGGAACCTATGACGTTTTCTGCACCGAATATTGCGGGTTGCTACACTCTGCCATGATATCGACCACCGAAGTAGTATCGAAAGAAGAATTCGATACCTGGCTGGCCAATCTCGAAGCCACTGGCGATAAACCCGATCATCCGGGGCTCGCTGTTTTAAAAGCCAATGCCTGTCTCGCCTGCCATTCTATCGAAGGAGCCAAGCTGGTTGGGCCAGCCTTTAATGGCACATTTGGAACCATAAGAACAGTAACCGATGCACAAGGTAAAACAAGAAATCTGCTGATTGATGCGGCTTATATAAAACGATCGATTTATGAACCTAATACCGAAGTTGTCGATGGTTATGCCAAAGGACTGATGCAGGCTTATGATCAAACTATTTCGGAAGAACAAGTGCAACAAATTGTAGAATACCTCGAAACGATTAAGCAAAATTAGGTCTTTATTTACATTGCATTGCCTGCACTTACTAAGAAGAAGAAAACAGGATTAAAACCTTGAATACGAAAATAAATTCCATTTTTAGTATCTATAAAAAACTTGCAAAGCATCGTTTGTCGCTACTCGTAAGTTTTTCTGCCATGGTGGGTTACCTGGTAGCACCGGGCCGATCGATTGGGGAATTGTTCTGTCTATTCTGGGGAGTTTATTTTCTTTCGGCAGGAGCCTCGGCACTCAACCAATACCAGGAGCGCAATTACGATGCCCGAATGGAACGTACCCGAACACGTCCAATTCCTTCGGGTGAATTATCGGCAAACAAAGCGCTTTTTATTGCCCTTGTTCTGATGGTTTTAGGGGCAACTCTTTTAGGATTTAACTCGCCACTTGCCAGCATGCTTGGCCTTTTGAATGTGGTAATTTACAATTTTATCTATACACCCCTAAAAGTAAAAACCCTCTTTTCTATTTTTCCGGGAGCATTGGTAGGAGCTATTCCTCCAATGATAGGCTGGGTATCGGCTGGCGCAGCTCTTTCAAACCCTGGCTTGCTTTTTATTGCTTTGTTTATGTTTTTCTGGCAATTGCCCCATTTTTGGCTGTTGCTCATTAAATTCGGTAAAGAATATGAAAAGGCCGGATTTTCAAGTATTTCCGTTTTTTTCACTAACAGACAGATCAGACATATTGTATTTTTCTGGGCGGGTGTTACAAGCATGTTTTTGTTTTTCTTTCCTTTATTTGGAATTCAACTCCCCTATTTCCTGGCTATCTTACTTATTCTGCTCAACATTTATTTTATATTCCGGTTTTTCAAACTTGTGTATGCCAAAGATGAACAGCATGCCTTGCGCAGTGCCTTTATCCTGATCAATTCCTATCTTATGATTGCCTTGATTATAT
It contains:
- a CDS encoding SCO family protein — encoded protein: MKTLLTGMNRQKLLLLLFLFTFTTHCFTQTMPNQDETIGIDEKLGDTLPLDLTFVNEQNDTVSLRQLIDKPTILSFVYFDCPGLCSPLLNGVSELVTHLDLVLGKDYEIITISFNTKDNPEKAQIKKKNFVQKIGAENQLHWHYLTGSDENIQAITKAVGYKFKPQGLDFSHPSAIIMVSPQGKITRYLYGLNYLPFDVKMATIEAQKGLPQASINKFLEVCFAYDPQGRTYTLQVTRIVGILSIAIALILITTLLIKGRRKTIKTE
- a CDS encoding cbb3-type cytochrome c oxidase subunit I, translated to MGNENKYTHVSYLEHQGRFKGIMSWLTSTDHKKIGLMYLYAIVVFFLAAAVLGLLMRIEKMNPGADIMDAQTYNGIFTLHGVIMIFIVVIPGIAAVFGNFFLPIMIGAKDVAFPKLNLFSWYVYITGAILGVLSQFAGDGPPDTGWTFYVPYSADSNTNVIFALTAAFVLGFSSILTGLNFIVTIHRLRAPGMSWFKMPLFPWSLYATAWIQLLATPIVGITLLMVIAERVLHIGFFDPALGGDPLLFQHLFWIYSHPAVYVMILPAMGVVTEIFPTFSQKPVFGYGAIAISSLAIAFVGYFVWGHHMFTTGISYWSRWFFSFLTFIVAVPSAIKVFNWISTMYGGSIDLKPPLLYAISFIFLFLIGGFTGLTLGALATNVHLHDTDFVVAHFHYIIFGGMGFAFFAAMHYWYPKIYGRMYSDKLAYIAWGILFVGFNLLYFPLFIIGIQGMPRRYFDYLPEFHTGQMISSIGAYILFTGLILMIGNLIYHRRRGAVAPSNPWNGVTLEWQIESPPTHENFDEIPVIKHPPYLFKKNDTN
- a CDS encoding cytochrome c oxidase subunit 3 — encoded protein: MTNHSGHPHQIDSETGKMGMWLFLFTELFLFGGLFLAYAVLRIQHAEGFHRAAQELDIFIGTLNTVVLLVSSMTVAMSITALQKGNKNLSIGLILITVLLAGVFMVNKYFEWSHKFEHHLWPGSEVYLNLDRTEITFYGLYYMMTGLHALHVFIGAILLIVTVFRIKAGVQHAGHYVLLENSALYWHLVDLIWIFLFPLLYLIT
- a CDS encoding cytochrome C oxidase subunit IV family protein translates to MENNEKHHISSYTSHALVLIALLVLTFITVYISKFHFGVFSVGVALLVASVKATTVLTWFMHLKFESKFTKWMVGGVFILFALVVIITFIDYLLR
- the coxB gene encoding cytochrome c oxidase subunit II, producing the protein MFNGASNLAEGVDKAFVFIFATAFVFIVGITAFMIWTVIKYRRSKGKEAAQFTGSVKLEIIWTVVPSILVLIMFWYGWMGFREMRRVPKDALKITAIGRMWEWEFDYGDGKISKKLVIPVNQPIRLDLVSKDVNHSLFIPAFRVKEDVVPGYNNFLWFTPTYMGTYDVFCTEYCGLLHSAMISTTEVVSKEEFDTWLANLEATGDKPDHPGLAVLKANACLACHSIEGAKLVGPAFNGTFGTIRTVTDAQGKTRNLLIDAAYIKRSIYEPNTEVVDGYAKGLMQAYDQTISEEQVQQIVEYLETIKQN
- the cyoE gene encoding protoheme IX farnesyltransferase — its product is MNTKINSIFSIYKKLAKHRLSLLVSFSAMVGYLVAPGRSIGELFCLFWGVYFLSAGASALNQYQERNYDARMERTRTRPIPSGELSANKALFIALVLMVLGATLLGFNSPLASMLGLLNVVIYNFIYTPLKVKTLFSIFPGALVGAIPPMIGWVSAGAALSNPGLLFIALFMFFWQLPHFWLLLIKFGKEYEKAGFSSISVFFTNRQIRHIVFFWAGVTSMFLFFFPLFGIQLPYFLAILLILLNIYFIFRFFKLVYAKDEQHALRSAFILINSYLMIALIILVINSFL